In Phycodurus eques isolate BA_2022a chromosome 10, UOR_Pequ_1.1, whole genome shotgun sequence, a genomic segment contains:
- the zgc:113184 gene encoding uncharacterized protein zgc:113184: MEAAYRELYQEFVRLKSLCLRQAALLHRLMTTLQEAKGASNGDLSAKRIQEIPVHFQGNTISAHNPTAQSDLYARPPNENTSHLLAEDMSKLSMKASYGKAQQKMSLAQDSLTNRFSCDPPSEGGSHHNSRMSLSDCQFLGFDLQSLPGRLLMSDVTLHSHVCDFCQAVFPGHTTTRGEFLQHLHNHVT; the protein is encoded by the exons ATGGAGGCAGCATACAGAGAACTTTACCAGGAGTTTGTTCGCCTGAAATCTCTTTGTCTTAGGCAGGCGGCTCTGTTGCACCGACTTATGACAACCCTACAGGAGGCCAAAG GTGCTTCAAATGGAGACTTGTCTGCCAAGCGTATCCAAGAAATCCCAGTGCATTTCCAGGGAAACACAATAAGTGCACACAACCCCACAGCACAGTCTGACTTGTATGCACGCCCTCCAAATGAGAACACATCTCATCTCCTAGCTGAAGATATGTCCAAGCTCAGCATGAAGGCGTCTTATGGCAAAGCACAACAAAAGATGTCATTAGCACAGGACTCTTTAACAAATAGGTTTTCCTGTGATCCTCCCAGTGAAGGCGGGAGCCACCACAACTCGAGG ATGTCTCTGTCAGACTGCCAGTTCCTTGGCTTTGACCTCCAGAGTCTTCCAGGCAGATTGCTGATGTCCGATGTGACGCTGCACTCTCACGTGTGCGACTTTTGCCAGGCCGTTTTTCCGGGACACACAACAACCAGGGGGGAGTTCCTGCAACATCTCCACAACCATGTCACCTAG